A single genomic interval of Mucilaginibacter boryungensis harbors:
- a CDS encoding PAS domain S-box protein, translating into MFIKGTYLLIRQELSVNQLMLAGFALLLVFAAAFLLYKKLNRLHEEALYDNTEEPDTDLKQQPVIKFTATAPSPEPDLDLETLAVKQTPVTTTPPPSLPAEMLSRETYQSADMLAERTNTNALLNSLSDIIFEYDENKVCINLWYNKSQNIIADVETYRGKAITETMVPANAKVINEAFDFVAANRKSTIIEFQLPLGSGKWLQAHISPVLDERGNFTRRTTLLVTDISEKKKQSLILKEKQQLLLNAQKLACMGSWMYDLRSKQTTWSDNLYNLLGITALPKGTSHFEYYVSQVQAEDRRSVYQFFSDIAGINHHDNHHRILTSNGNSRYFRIVRGEPIRDEKGNIVKVTGIIQDITESRTIERSIKKSQAELLEAQTIAKIGNWKWYLGRPTISWSDEVFHIFEVDPKSIETNNSHFRLLLKYVHPDDKAILIGFLKNPVNMRRTSYEYRIITPKGKIKYLNLIITKIIEDENGKPRSVIGTLQDISDRKLAELNIRQTEDNYKLVLETIKLAALSLDKNGNIIFCNKYLANLLGYHQDQLIGLNWYDRFVPSDLKNVFKSWYQDRHIKSSYVNPVICRNGDQRVISWQNTIIYDEAGHVKQTTSIGEDVTDQQKDRQKLITAKEEAEKASSFKSDFLSTMSHEIRTPMNAVIGTTNLLLEENPRPDQLVYLNNLKFSGENLLGIIDDILDYNKIEAGKLELNKAPLNIRDLANNIRQSFQAKAMEKKLEIIVEVDELIPKQLIGDPIRISQILNNLLSNAIKFTHKGNITVLIREETRDSKRIKLNFTVADTGIGIDPKNLEKMFEPFVQETQRQNYGGTGLGLAIIKRLVELHGSQINASSILGKGTQFNFTIEFEYTAAPISAPALNPAQKMQEGNLAGMRVLVVDDNKMNILIASRFLNRWNVTITEANNGLVATELAADNDYDLIIMDLQMPVMDGFEATKVIKQKRPKLPIIALTADAMPETFAKARNCGMDDYLTKPFMPEILFEKVSKHYKAMLN; encoded by the coding sequence ATGTTTATTAAAGGAACTTATTTATTAATACGTCAGGAATTGTCTGTCAATCAGCTAATGCTGGCCGGCTTTGCGTTGCTGTTGGTATTTGCGGCAGCATTTTTGCTTTATAAAAAACTGAACCGGTTACACGAAGAAGCTTTGTACGATAACACTGAAGAGCCTGATACAGACTTAAAACAACAACCCGTAATTAAGTTTACGGCAACTGCCCCTTCTCCTGAACCTGATCTTGACCTTGAAACTCTTGCGGTTAAACAAACACCTGTTACTACAACCCCGCCTCCTTCCCTGCCTGCTGAAATGCTGAGCCGGGAAACTTATCAATCAGCAGATATGTTAGCTGAAAGGACTAATACTAATGCCCTGCTTAATTCATTATCGGATATTATTTTTGAGTACGACGAAAATAAAGTTTGCATAAACCTGTGGTATAATAAAAGCCAAAACATTATTGCAGATGTGGAGACATACCGTGGTAAGGCCATCACGGAAACAATGGTACCTGCAAATGCTAAAGTTATAAACGAAGCCTTTGATTTTGTGGCCGCCAACAGGAAATCTACCATTATTGAATTTCAACTGCCTTTGGGGTCGGGCAAATGGCTTCAGGCACATATTAGTCCCGTGCTTGATGAACGGGGAAATTTTACACGGCGCACTACCTTATTGGTTACTGATATTAGTGAAAAGAAAAAACAGTCCCTCATATTAAAAGAAAAACAGCAACTGCTGCTAAATGCGCAAAAGCTGGCATGTATGGGTAGTTGGATGTACGATTTGCGATCGAAACAAACCACGTGGTCTGATAACTTATATAACCTGCTTGGCATAACCGCTTTACCTAAGGGAACCAGTCATTTTGAGTATTATGTTTCGCAGGTACAGGCTGAAGACCGGCGGTCGGTCTATCAATTTTTTTCGGATATCGCCGGCATTAATCATCATGACAATCACCACAGGATTTTAACAAGTAATGGCAACAGCCGCTATTTCCGTATTGTAAGGGGCGAACCTATTAGAGATGAGAAAGGTAATATTGTAAAAGTTACCGGCATCATACAGGATATTACCGAAAGCAGGACGATTGAGCGTAGCATTAAAAAAAGCCAGGCCGAACTACTGGAGGCTCAAACCATAGCCAAAATTGGCAACTGGAAATGGTACCTGGGCCGCCCAACTATTTCATGGTCTGACGAAGTATTCCACATTTTCGAAGTTGATCCAAAATCTATAGAAACCAATAACAGCCATTTCAGGCTGTTGCTAAAATATGTTCACCCGGATGATAAGGCTATTTTAATTGGGTTCCTAAAAAACCCGGTTAATATGCGCCGCACATCCTATGAATACCGGATAATTACGCCAAAAGGCAAAATAAAATATCTTAACCTGATCATTACCAAAATAATAGAGGACGAAAACGGAAAGCCCCGCAGTGTTATTGGAACCTTGCAGGATATTAGCGACCGCAAATTAGCCGAACTAAATATCAGGCAAACCGAAGACAACTATAAACTGGTGCTGGAAACCATTAAACTTGCAGCCCTATCATTAGACAAAAACGGTAATATTATTTTTTGCAATAAATATCTGGCCAACTTGCTAGGCTATCATCAGGACCAACTTATCGGACTTAACTGGTATGATAGATTTGTGCCATCGGACCTGAAAAATGTATTTAAAAGCTGGTATCAAGATCGTCATATTAAATCGAGTTATGTTAACCCTGTAATTTGCCGTAACGGCGATCAGCGCGTAATTAGCTGGCAAAATACAATTATATACGACGAGGCAGGGCATGTTAAACAAACCACCAGTATTGGCGAAGATGTAACAGACCAGCAAAAAGACAGACAAAAACTGATAACCGCCAAAGAAGAAGCGGAAAAAGCATCATCGTTTAAATCGGATTTCCTATCCACCATGAGTCACGAGATACGGACGCCCATGAACGCGGTTATTGGAACTACCAATTTACTACTTGAGGAAAATCCGCGGCCTGATCAGCTTGTTTACCTGAACAATCTAAAATTCTCGGGCGAGAACCTGCTCGGGATCATAGATGATATACTCGACTATAATAAGATCGAAGCAGGTAAGCTGGAACTGAATAAAGCGCCATTAAACATTCGTGATTTAGCCAATAATATCAGGCAATCGTTCCAGGCAAAAGCGATGGAGAAGAAACTGGAAATTATTGTTGAGGTTGATGAACTTATTCCAAAACAATTAATTGGCGACCCGATACGTATTAGCCAAATATTGAATAACCTGCTAAGTAATGCCATTAAGTTTACCCATAAGGGTAATATTACTGTATTGATACGCGAGGAAACACGCGATAGCAAACGCATTAAACTAAACTTTACCGTGGCTGATACAGGTATTGGTATCGATCCAAAAAATCTTGAAAAAATGTTTGAGCCGTTTGTACAGGAAACCCAGCGCCAAAATTATGGCGGTACAGGCTTAGGCTTAGCTATTATTAAGCGGTTGGTTGAATTGCACGGCAGCCAGATAAACGCAAGCAGTATTTTGGGTAAAGGCACCCAGTTTAATTTTACAATTGAGTTTGAATATACTGCTGCGCCCATTAGTGCCCCTGCACTTAACCCTGCCCAGAAAATGCAGGAAGGTAACCTGGCCGGAATGCGTGTTTTAGTGGTTGACGATAACAAAATGAATATTTTGATAGCCAGCCGTTTCCTTAATAGATGGAATGTGACCATTACCGAGGCCAACAATGGCCTGGTGGCTACGGAATTAGCAGCCGATAACGATTATGACCTGATTATTATGGACCTTCAAATGCCTGTGATGGATGGCTTTGAAGCCACAAAGGTGATTAAACAAAAACGCCCGAAGCTTCCTATTATAGCCCTTACGGCCGATGCAATGCCCGAAACCTTCGCCAAAGCCCGCAACTGCGGAATGGACGATTACCTGACCAAACCCTTTATGCCTGAGATCCTTTTTGAAAAAGTTTCAAAGCATTACAAAGCGATGCTGAATTAA